Proteins encoded in a region of the Planococcus shixiaomingii genome:
- a CDS encoding SRPBCC family protein, whose translation MSANNGSNSTSTKVEGLEMIMERFFTAPRDLVFKMYTEPDHVARWWGPHGWTTTNYQMDVRPGGIWHYCMRSEDGTEAWGKSTYQEINEPEKLVFLDAFSDENGNEVEDMPVMKITVDFVEEGNGTRIISTTLFNSEEELKKVVDMGVEQGMSETFDRLEIYLNEF comes from the coding sequence ATGTCAGCTAATAACGGATCAAATTCAACTTCTACAAAAGTTGAAGGACTGGAAATGATAATGGAACGATTTTTTACGGCGCCACGCGATTTAGTTTTTAAAATGTACACTGAACCCGACCATGTAGCCCGATGGTGGGGGCCGCACGGCTGGACAACAACGAACTACCAGATGGACGTCCGTCCAGGGGGTATATGGCATTACTGTATGCGGTCGGAAGACGGCACGGAAGCATGGGGCAAATCTACCTATCAGGAAATCAATGAGCCTGAAAAACTTGTTTTCCTGGACGCCTTCAGTGATGAAAACGGAAATGAAGTCGAAGACATGCCCGTTATGAAAATTACGGTTGATTTTGTAGAAGAAGGGAATGGCACAAGAATTATCAGCACCACGTTGTTTAACTCCGAGGAAGAATTGAAAAAAGTGGTGGATATGGGAGTGGAACAAGGAATGAGCGAAACCTTCGACCGCTTAGAAATATACTTGAACGAATTCTAA
- a CDS encoding DUF4097 family beta strand repeat-containing protein, which yields MKSSKQILLVIITLMFAAIAFGIFWYNPFTSAGEPPKETIIEEEITSIEVNAENTSILLIPSENVATKLNVAGDRENFSMYTHVKEKNLLIETENKNKLFGSDTENLPLLTAYIPEQARIISLAVTTTIGDIQVRDIDAYEIGVKTESGSIDFEKMSMKYIDAETSDGEINMRQLEAHGISAESSEDIYMEDAIGSLKGKTSNGSINVVISEAAYSMDFNTENGGIFIQTEKPPIDVQIESQVQNGDINILGESYGNLIYGSGTSLIKLTANNGDISFTSEE from the coding sequence ATGAAGTCTTCAAAACAGATTCTACTTGTTATCATCACCCTAATGTTTGCTGCTATAGCCTTTGGCATCTTCTGGTATAATCCTTTTACTTCAGCTGGTGAACCGCCAAAAGAAACAATAATTGAGGAGGAAATAACGAGTATAGAAGTTAACGCCGAAAATACATCTATCCTTCTAATTCCGTCTGAGAATGTTGCCACTAAGCTGAACGTTGCTGGAGACAGAGAAAACTTCAGCATGTATACACATGTGAAAGAAAAAAACTTACTGATAGAAACAGAAAATAAAAACAAGCTTTTTGGTTCAGATACAGAAAATCTTCCACTGTTGACTGCCTATATCCCGGAGCAGGCTCGGATAATTTCGCTTGCAGTAACAACTACGATCGGTGACATTCAAGTCCGTGATATTGATGCGTACGAAATTGGCGTAAAAACTGAAAGTGGGAGTATTGATTTTGAGAAAATGTCTATGAAATATATAGATGCTGAAACAAGTGATGGGGAAATTAACATGAGGCAATTGGAAGCACATGGGATAAGCGCAGAATCTTCCGAGGATATATATATGGAAGATGCAATTGGCTCTCTAAAAGGAAAAACTTCAAATGGAAGCATTAATGTAGTAATTTCTGAAGCTGCATATTCCATGGATTTCAATACGGAAAATGGAGGGATCTTCATTCAAACTGAAAAACCTCCCATAGATGTGCAAATTGAATCGCAAGTTCAAAATGGGGACATCAATATTTTAGGAGAAAGCTACGGAAACTTAATTTATGGTAGCGGAACGTCCCTAATCAAATTGACCGCAAATAATGGAGACATTTCTTTCACTAGCGAGGAGTAA
- a CDS encoding PPK2 family polyphosphate kinase yields the protein MDTSKYLVKQNQKVDLKTYASSEENGLTEEELQEKLIPVSIEKLQELHLKLQAEEEKGIVVVLQAMDAAGKDETISYVFSRLTAQGLKVTSFKKPTEEELSHDYLWRFHKGLPARGEIGVFNRSYYEEVIAPRVHDLLESTPLPDELIDENIWNIRYQQINNFEKYLVENGFPVVKFFFNMSKEEQKKRLLERMKDPDKNWEFSFNDVKERQHWDGYQHIFEDMLNHTSTEYAPWYVLPADNEWYSRYIVAEVMVELLEKINPKYPEITGEEKEKLEEAIELLEKE from the coding sequence ATGGATACCAGCAAATATTTGGTGAAACAAAATCAAAAAGTTGATTTGAAAACATATGCAAGTTCCGAAGAAAATGGCCTGACGGAAGAAGAACTGCAGGAGAAGCTAATTCCTGTAAGCATAGAAAAACTGCAGGAGTTGCACTTGAAGCTTCAAGCAGAAGAAGAAAAGGGAATAGTGGTCGTTTTACAGGCGATGGACGCGGCGGGAAAAGATGAAACCATCAGCTATGTTTTTTCTCGTTTAACCGCACAAGGCTTGAAAGTGACTTCATTCAAGAAGCCAACAGAAGAAGAACTTTCCCATGACTACTTATGGAGATTTCACAAAGGCTTGCCTGCTAGAGGAGAGATAGGGGTATTCAATCGATCGTATTATGAAGAAGTCATCGCACCAAGAGTCCATGACTTGCTTGAGTCGACTCCTCTGCCAGACGAATTGATCGATGAAAACATTTGGAACATCCGCTACCAGCAAATCAATAATTTTGAAAAATACTTGGTGGAAAACGGCTTTCCTGTCGTTAAGTTTTTCTTCAATATGTCAAAGGAAGAACAAAAAAAGCGCTTGCTTGAGCGCATGAAAGATCCGGACAAGAATTGGGAGTTTTCATTTAATGATGTAAAAGAACGTCAGCACTGGGATGGCTATCAGCACATTTTTGAAGACATGCTCAATCACACTTCCACTGAATATGCGCCCTGGTATGTGCTTCCAGCCGATAATGAATGGTATTCGAGGTATATTGTTGCAGAAGTGATGGTCGAACTGCTGGAAAAAATCAATCCGAAGTATCCGGAAATAACCGGTGAGGAAAAAGAAAAACTCGAAGAAGCCATTGAACTTCTGGAAAAAGAATAA
- a CDS encoding sugar ABC transporter substrate-binding protein, whose amino-acid sequence MTTTWKKFSFLLVLMAVTLVIAACGGGGETGSGSEGGGGGNGQVDVGIILPTKDEPRWVQDEARFKEALGETDYSTEILFSQGSSAKEKENVDILLNKGIKVLVIAPHDGAAAAAAVESAKKDDVTVIAYDRLITDTDAVDYYVTFDSLAVGAAQAQYLIDNAEGSGVPLYLYAGASSDNNAFLFFQGAWSVLQPKIADGTFTIANSSEAEALKDTAELSRDQLSKVLGQVTTNWDPNEAKNKAQTHLTGVGADMKGDVAVLAPNDGTARAIADVFASDGEVTNYVITGQDAEKASIQYIIDGKQSMTVFKDVRTLVKDAMDMAVTVLEGNEPETTGSYDNGAVEVKAKQTDVITVDESNVQKELIDSDYYKADEFTGLK is encoded by the coding sequence ATGACTACAACATGGAAAAAGTTTTCTTTTTTGCTCGTGCTTATGGCAGTTACGCTCGTTATAGCAGCTTGCGGCGGCGGTGGGGAAACTGGAAGCGGCAGTGAAGGCGGCGGTGGCGGAAATGGTCAAGTCGACGTGGGCATCATATTGCCAACTAAGGATGAACCAAGATGGGTACAAGATGAAGCCCGATTTAAAGAAGCGTTAGGTGAAACAGATTACTCAACAGAAATACTATTCAGCCAAGGCTCTTCTGCTAAAGAGAAAGAAAACGTTGATATTTTATTGAACAAAGGAATCAAAGTGTTGGTCATCGCTCCCCATGACGGAGCAGCTGCAGCTGCTGCAGTAGAATCAGCTAAAAAAGACGACGTTACAGTTATTGCTTACGACCGTTTGATTACTGATACAGATGCTGTTGATTACTATGTAACTTTCGACAGCTTAGCTGTTGGAGCAGCTCAGGCGCAATATTTGATCGACAACGCTGAAGGATCAGGGGTGCCGTTGTACTTGTATGCAGGTGCTTCTTCTGATAACAACGCGTTCTTGTTCTTCCAAGGTGCATGGAGCGTACTGCAACCAAAAATCGCTGATGGCACATTTACAATCGCCAACTCAAGCGAAGCGGAAGCTTTAAAAGATACTGCTGAACTTTCACGTGATCAGCTGAGCAAAGTTTTGGGCCAGGTAACTACGAACTGGGATCCAAATGAAGCGAAAAACAAAGCTCAAACTCATTTGACAGGCGTTGGGGCAGATATGAAAGGCGACGTTGCTGTATTGGCGCCTAATGATGGTACAGCTCGTGCAATTGCTGACGTCTTTGCTTCTGACGGTGAAGTGACAAACTATGTCATCACTGGTCAAGATGCTGAGAAAGCTTCTATTCAATATATCATTGACGGAAAACAATCGATGACTGTATTCAAAGATGTACGCACACTTGTCAAAGACGCAATGGATATGGCTGTAACCGTTCTTGAAGGAAACGAGCCGGAAACAACAGGTTCTTATGATAACGGAGCTGTTGAAGTAAAAGCGAAACAAACCGACGTTATCACAGTGGACGAATCGAATGTCCAAAAGGAATTGATCGATTCGGACTATTATAAAGCAGATGAATTTACAGGTTTAAAATAA
- a CDS encoding sugar ABC transporter ATP-binding protein, translated as MSEYILEMKGISKEFTGVKALSDVNFKVKKGEIHCLIGENGAGKSTLMKVLSGVYPYGEYQGDIVYEGKVQQFNTINDSIKTGIVIIHQELALFPDLTVYENIFAGNEVKRGAFVDWNETIVQSKKLLEKVKLKVNPETLVKDLSVGKQQLVEIAKALSKDVKLLILDEPTAALNEDDSENLLNLLKDLKQQGITCIMISHKLKEVISIADKATVLRDGKTICTLDASEGPISENVIIMNMVGREIEDIYPKRPDKKIGEEILQLFNWSAYDVELGRHVVKNIDFHIKKGEIVGIAGLMGSGRTELALSIFGNPNAYKLQGELLLNGQPKKMPHTKDAIKAGIAYVTEDRKGNGLFLLQDIKNNITAANLKTISSSGVINENEEIKVAGEYRKSINIKASSLEQNVGNLSGGNQQKVSIGKWLFVGPKLLILDEPTRGIDVGAKFEIYTIMNKLIKEGLSIIMISSELGEVLGMSDRIYVMGEGEIKGELAIEEATQEKIMQLATQ; from the coding sequence ATGAGCGAATATATTTTGGAGATGAAGGGGATTTCCAAGGAGTTTACAGGCGTCAAAGCACTCAGTGACGTAAATTTTAAAGTGAAAAAAGGTGAAATTCACTGTTTGATTGGGGAAAACGGAGCCGGAAAATCTACCTTGATGAAAGTATTGAGCGGTGTTTACCCTTACGGTGAATATCAAGGGGATATTGTGTATGAAGGAAAAGTGCAGCAATTCAATACGATAAACGATAGCATCAAAACGGGCATTGTCATCATCCATCAGGAGTTGGCGCTGTTTCCAGACTTGACTGTCTATGAAAATATATTTGCAGGAAATGAAGTGAAACGCGGCGCATTTGTTGATTGGAACGAAACCATTGTCCAATCCAAGAAATTGCTGGAAAAAGTTAAATTGAAAGTGAATCCGGAAACACTCGTCAAAGACTTGAGTGTCGGAAAACAGCAGTTGGTGGAAATCGCCAAAGCGTTAAGCAAAGACGTAAAGTTGCTTATATTGGACGAGCCGACCGCAGCATTGAATGAAGACGACAGCGAAAATCTGTTGAATTTATTGAAGGATTTGAAACAACAAGGCATAACGTGCATTATGATTTCCCACAAATTAAAAGAAGTTATTTCCATTGCGGATAAAGCGACAGTGCTTCGTGATGGGAAGACGATTTGTACGTTGGACGCTTCAGAAGGACCAATTTCTGAAAATGTCATCATCATGAATATGGTTGGACGCGAAATTGAAGATATTTATCCAAAACGCCCGGACAAAAAAATCGGAGAAGAAATTCTGCAATTGTTCAATTGGTCGGCATATGATGTGGAATTGGGACGTCATGTTGTTAAAAATATCGATTTCCACATTAAAAAAGGGGAAATTGTCGGCATCGCCGGTTTAATGGGGTCTGGCCGAACTGAACTGGCATTAAGCATTTTCGGCAATCCGAATGCTTACAAACTCCAAGGAGAGCTTCTGTTAAACGGCCAACCGAAAAAGATGCCGCATACAAAAGATGCCATCAAAGCAGGAATTGCTTACGTAACAGAAGATCGGAAAGGCAATGGCCTGTTTTTGCTTCAAGACATTAAGAATAATATTACCGCTGCCAACTTGAAAACGATCTCATCCAGTGGGGTGATCAACGAAAACGAAGAAATCAAAGTTGCTGGCGAATATAGAAAATCGATTAATATCAAAGCTTCTTCATTAGAGCAAAACGTCGGCAATCTAAGCGGAGGCAACCAGCAGAAAGTGTCTATCGGCAAATGGCTGTTTGTCGGACCAAAATTGTTGATTCTGGATGAACCGACACGCGGCATCGATGTTGGCGCGAAATTTGAAATTTATACGATTATGAACAAGCTGATAAAAGAAGGCTTGAGCATTATTATGATTTCATCCGAGCTCGGTGAAGTGCTCGGAATGAGCGACCGCATTTATGTAATGGGTGAGGGGGAAATCAAAGGAGAATTGGCGATTGAAGAAGCGACTCAAGAAAAAATCATGCAGCTTGCGACGCAATAG
- a CDS encoding sugar ABC transporter permease encodes MTFFNEAKFLIKENIRDYGMYIALFVILLTFSILTDGLFMSSRNISNLLDSAGYIAVLAVGMTLVIVIRHIDLSVGFAAGFLGAIAAIFLTQLNVSVYVTIPIILALGILAGLFNGFLIAQIGIPSFVATLAAMLIFRGALLRVTERTGTIIVNDDKFNALGNGFIPSLAEVNGLHLLTLIIGLIGILLYIYSEFANRRNKQKYQFEVVSNGIFIMKLVLVSAVIAYITWILAGYNGFSWTVVIMVVVVIIYHFLTTKTILGRHIYAVGSNPEAAHLSGISVKKITYIVFGSMGMLAALSGILFTSRLQSATTTAGTLFELDAIAAAYVGGVSSAGGVGKVTGAIIGAIVMASLTSGMNLMGVGISYQYVIRGGVLAAAVIFDVMTRRKRG; translated from the coding sequence GTGACTTTTTTCAATGAAGCGAAATTTTTAATTAAAGAAAACATACGGGATTACGGGATGTATATTGCATTGTTTGTCATTTTGCTGACGTTCTCGATTTTGACAGACGGTTTGTTCATGTCTTCCCGGAACATCAGCAACTTGCTGGATTCTGCAGGGTATATCGCAGTTCTCGCTGTCGGGATGACACTAGTTATTGTCATTCGGCATATTGATTTATCCGTTGGTTTTGCTGCAGGGTTTCTAGGGGCAATCGCGGCGATTTTTCTTACCCAATTGAACGTGTCCGTTTACGTCACGATTCCAATCATTCTCGCTTTGGGAATTCTGGCCGGTCTGTTCAATGGCTTTCTAATCGCACAAATCGGGATTCCTTCTTTTGTCGCCACATTGGCAGCCATGCTTATTTTTAGAGGGGCGCTCCTTCGAGTGACAGAAAGAACCGGTACAATTATTGTCAATGACGATAAATTCAATGCGCTCGGCAATGGATTTATTCCATCGCTTGCTGAAGTGAATGGTTTGCATTTGCTGACGCTGATTATTGGATTGATCGGTATCTTGCTTTACATTTACAGCGAATTTGCCAACCGCAGAAATAAGCAAAAATATCAGTTTGAAGTAGTTTCAAATGGGATTTTTATCATGAAATTGGTCTTGGTATCAGCAGTTATCGCTTACATCACATGGATTCTGGCAGGTTATAACGGCTTTTCCTGGACGGTTGTCATTATGGTGGTAGTAGTTATTATTTATCATTTCCTTACGACGAAGACCATACTTGGCCGGCATATTTACGCAGTCGGGAGCAACCCGGAAGCTGCTCACTTAAGCGGAATCAGCGTTAAGAAAATTACCTATATCGTTTTTGGTTCGATGGGGATGCTGGCGGCCCTCTCAGGAATCTTGTTTACTTCTCGTCTACAATCGGCAACAACGACAGCCGGTACACTGTTCGAGCTTGATGCGATTGCAGCCGCCTATGTCGGCGGCGTATCATCTGCAGGTGGAGTGGGGAAAGTAACGGGTGCAATTATTGGTGCAATCGTTATGGCTTCTCTGACAAGCGGCATGAACTTGATGGGAGTCGGGATTTCTTATCAATACGTCATTCGCGGCGGCGTACTGGCCGCAGCGGTAATCTTCGATGTTATGACGCGGAGAAAAAGAGGTTGA
- a CDS encoding sugar ABC transporter substrate-binding protein produces MRKTGIILLGFLSVILFYFTFQSAEKVFRSDLKVPELAIEPVNQHRLVLITKNLDTPFWDQVAEGAQEQAQKEGVSLEVWGSYGNNQDDFLEKMEVAIYSKVDGIIVQGLDSEEFNELTKIKASFYSIPIITVANDVPMEESLRRTYVGSNQYLAGQMLAEQLVADMGAKGEVVLMSDSDQEYYQKQRLQGITDVLKGYPDIQTVNAETLQSREQIMSATQNVLNKAPGADAFIAVNADFTGVMVQEIGKRFQVEPYYIYSFDDGPDSLTLLEQGKLDGIIEQSPKEMGTVSVELITKWLNDEAVPLDAEGYLTDIRMLEEKEAQ; encoded by the coding sequence TTGCGAAAAACGGGCATAATTTTACTTGGTTTCTTATCCGTCATCCTTTTTTATTTTACATTTCAGTCAGCAGAAAAAGTGTTTCGATCCGATTTGAAAGTGCCTGAACTTGCTATAGAACCAGTGAACCAACATCGATTGGTCCTCATAACTAAAAACCTGGATACGCCGTTTTGGGACCAAGTAGCTGAAGGGGCGCAGGAACAAGCTCAAAAAGAAGGTGTCAGCCTGGAGGTATGGGGCAGCTACGGCAATAACCAAGATGATTTTTTAGAGAAAATGGAAGTCGCAATTTACTCGAAAGTAGATGGCATCATTGTCCAAGGCCTGGATTCTGAGGAGTTCAACGAGTTAACAAAAATCAAGGCATCTTTTTACAGTATTCCCATCATTACAGTGGCTAATGATGTACCGATGGAAGAAAGTTTAAGAAGAACCTATGTGGGTTCCAATCAATACTTGGCAGGGCAGATGCTCGCCGAACAATTGGTTGCTGATATGGGAGCTAAAGGAGAGGTCGTTCTAATGAGCGATAGCGACCAGGAATATTATCAGAAGCAGCGTCTTCAAGGCATAACAGACGTATTGAAAGGCTACCCCGATATCCAGACGGTGAATGCAGAGACACTCCAGTCAAGAGAGCAAATTATGTCTGCCACCCAGAATGTATTGAACAAAGCACCAGGAGCGGATGCTTTCATTGCAGTAAATGCTGATTTTACAGGAGTCATGGTTCAAGAAATCGGAAAACGATTTCAAGTGGAGCCGTATTATATCTATTCTTTTGACGATGGGCCTGATTCACTGACACTATTGGAACAAGGAAAGTTGGACGGGATAATCGAGCAATCCCCTAAAGAGATGGGGACTGTCAGCGTGGAATTGATCACTAAATGGCTGAACGATGAAGCGGTTCCCCTCGATGCGGAGGGCTATCTGACTGATATCCGGATGCTGGAAGAGAAGGAAGCGCAATGA
- a CDS encoding sensor histidine kinase produces the protein MNRIQKKIWSLALVVLFIMAIIWIALTYYNQQTQDQYNDILQRYLSLNEVTSASQNLITDLNDYLLQPSEENLNQLKESKASVQDAKVEVLILKNEDNEFAMANYMNLIDNLLETTDRSLMYQLQKENEASTNEFSEATRISNYISETTLTLIDTELKTYELLYRNVIEQSDELKKLGIWLLLLITFLLLLMTYWFSKSITRPVQKLTESANELAKGRFDLPIKVESNDEISFLAETFDRMRININNLIVEIQEKAQLEHELQQNKLLLKESQLKILQNQINPHFLFNTLNIMSKKAYLEGAEETSDLLVSVASLLRYNLKRSDKPVTLYEEVVVLRQYMEIQKARFTERLHLHMDIDESCLGMQIPGLTLQPIIENAVIHTIEPSEDGGNIWFRISEGMDLITIEIEDDGQGMAQEKILQILSGDSGTTEKSSSTGIGFSNVVKRLRLFYGQDDVIGIQSIEGQGTNVVLKIPKQRRQEGDD, from the coding sequence ATGAACAGAATTCAGAAGAAGATATGGTCGCTTGCCTTAGTTGTGTTGTTCATCATGGCGATTATTTGGATTGCCCTTACGTATTACAACCAGCAAACGCAAGACCAATACAATGATATTTTGCAGCGGTATTTAAGTTTGAACGAAGTGACATCCGCCAGCCAAAATCTTATTACCGATTTGAACGATTATTTGCTGCAGCCGTCTGAGGAAAATTTAAATCAACTTAAAGAGAGCAAAGCAAGCGTCCAAGATGCCAAAGTAGAAGTATTGATTCTAAAAAATGAAGACAACGAATTTGCGATGGCCAATTATATGAACTTGATTGACAATCTGCTGGAAACGACGGACCGGTCGCTTATGTACCAGTTGCAAAAGGAAAACGAGGCGTCGACAAATGAGTTTTCGGAAGCCACACGTATTTCCAATTACATTTCTGAGACGACGCTGACCTTGATCGATACCGAATTGAAGACTTATGAACTTCTTTACCGAAATGTCATTGAACAGTCAGATGAACTGAAAAAGCTGGGTATTTGGCTGCTTTTGCTCATTACGTTTTTATTGCTGCTGATGACGTATTGGTTTTCAAAGAGCATCACTAGACCGGTCCAAAAGCTGACCGAGTCAGCGAATGAACTGGCTAAAGGCCGGTTTGACTTGCCAATTAAAGTGGAATCCAATGACGAAATTTCGTTTCTTGCGGAGACGTTTGACCGGATGCGGATTAATATTAACAACTTAATAGTAGAAATTCAGGAAAAGGCGCAGCTCGAACATGAACTTCAACAGAATAAGCTGCTGTTGAAGGAAAGCCAACTGAAAATCTTGCAAAATCAGATCAACCCCCATTTCCTATTCAATACATTGAACATCATGTCGAAGAAAGCATATTTAGAGGGAGCGGAAGAAACGAGCGATTTGCTCGTCAGTGTTGCAAGCCTGCTGCGCTACAATTTAAAGCGATCAGACAAGCCCGTGACGCTTTACGAAGAAGTAGTTGTGCTGCGGCAATACATGGAAATTCAAAAAGCGAGATTCACAGAGCGTTTGCATTTGCATATGGATATTGATGAATCGTGTTTAGGGATGCAAATTCCAGGATTGACGCTGCAGCCGATTATTGAAAATGCTGTTATCCATACAATCGAACCTTCAGAAGACGGGGGCAATATTTGGTTTCGCATCTCAGAAGGGATGGATTTGATCACAATTGAAATCGAGGATGATGGACAAGGAATGGCGCAAGAAAAAATCCTGCAAATCCTTAGCGGGGATTCTGGGACAACTGAAAAAAGCTCTTCAACAGGCATCGGTTTTAGCAATGTCGTTAAGCGGCTTCGCCTTTTCTATGGGCAGGATGATGTCATCGGAATTCAAAGTATAGAGGGCCAGGGCACAAATGTAGTGCTGAAAATACCGAAACAGAGGAGGCAGGAAGGCGATGACTAA
- a CDS encoding response regulator produces MTKLLIVDDEQIEREGLQAILQKAFPDLVIEQSKNGKLAVEMAGEFKPDLILMDIKMPGMNGLEAVERISAEHPAIKFVMVTAFDTFDYARQAIKLGVKDYLLKPSKASEIIATVGKVLNQNEEEQKFLAASKSQQDALQKALTLVETDVVTQLLFDHVHEVHLDMLVEMLDIRSTNEKFVMSVLLPEGSGHHYSSIKEKVRQTKSGWVGALYGRQLPIIVFREPNKSFRSQAVSLANDILAIAKRNPGVDWFIGIGNVCGSLGEIRQSYQESLIATMDSSLPVKYRFYFDVPVVGTARCGHLAKLGEKELFDQIRLGEWEDVQLHAMDLIQCYENEGADLLQTQQRVLELLWIASRVLSEIGIETDKPLFSFQSQNFWQLRNETSRLLERMKQSYFVHYGELEADTIYQIKQYIMEHSHEDISLETLAQKVKLSPIYISKMFKEKLGVNYIDFLTECRIEKAKKLLGDPTKSIKEITFEVGYHEPNYFSKVFKKISSVSPKEYRKTLLGKKGLPVGEN; encoded by the coding sequence ATGACTAAACTCCTAATTGTGGATGACGAGCAAATTGAGCGCGAGGGGCTGCAAGCAATTTTACAAAAAGCCTTTCCCGATCTCGTCATTGAACAATCGAAAAACGGCAAACTCGCTGTGGAAATGGCTGGTGAATTTAAACCCGATTTGATCTTGATGGACATCAAGATGCCTGGCATGAATGGGCTTGAAGCGGTTGAACGCATCAGTGCGGAGCATCCCGCCATCAAATTCGTCATGGTCACGGCTTTTGACACATTTGACTATGCCCGGCAGGCAATAAAACTTGGGGTAAAAGATTATTTGCTGAAACCCAGTAAAGCCAGTGAAATTATTGCGACAGTCGGTAAAGTGCTGAATCAAAATGAAGAAGAGCAGAAATTTTTGGCCGCCAGCAAATCCCAGCAGGATGCCCTGCAAAAAGCGTTGACGCTCGTTGAAACTGATGTCGTGACGCAATTACTGTTTGATCATGTTCACGAAGTGCATTTGGACATGTTAGTTGAAATGCTGGACATCCGGTCGACAAACGAAAAGTTTGTCATGAGTGTTTTATTGCCCGAAGGCTCTGGCCACCATTATTCCTCAATCAAAGAAAAGGTGAGGCAGACAAAAAGCGGGTGGGTAGGTGCTCTTTATGGCCGCCAGCTTCCTATTATTGTGTTCCGCGAACCTAACAAATCATTCCGCTCACAAGCAGTTTCGTTGGCAAACGATATTTTAGCTATAGCTAAAAGAAATCCGGGAGTTGACTGGTTTATCGGCATCGGCAACGTTTGCGGTTCACTCGGTGAAATCCGACAATCTTATCAGGAATCGTTGATTGCGACAATGGATTCAAGCCTTCCGGTGAAATACCGTTTTTACTTTGACGTTCCGGTTGTTGGAACAGCGAGATGCGGTCATTTGGCGAAGCTCGGGGAAAAAGAGTTGTTCGACCAAATCCGGCTTGGTGAATGGGAGGACGTCCAACTTCACGCAATGGATTTGATTCAGTGCTATGAAAATGAAGGGGCGGACCTTCTGCAGACGCAGCAGCGCGTATTGGAATTGTTGTGGATCGCTTCAAGGGTTTTGAGCGAAATTGGTATTGAGACGGACAAGCCGCTGTTTTCTTTTCAGTCGCAAAATTTTTGGCAGTTGCGGAATGAAACGAGCCGGCTGCTGGAGCGCATGAAGCAGTCATACTTTGTCCATTATGGCGAACTCGAAGCGGATACAATTTATCAAATCAAGCAATACATTATGGAACATTCCCATGAGGATATTTCATTGGAAACGTTAGCGCAAAAAGTGAAGCTCAGCCCGATCTACATCAGCAAAATGTTCAAAGAAAAACTCGGTGTTAACTACATCGATTTTCTGACGGAGTGCAGGATAGAAAAAGCGAAAAAGCTGCTTGGGGATCCGACAAAGAGCATTAAGGAAATTACATTCGAAGTCGGCTATCACGAACCGAACTACTTCAGCAAGGTTTTCAAGAAAATCTCGTCAGTTTCGCCAAAAGAATACCGGAAGACACTTCTGGGCAAAAAAGGCTTGCCCGTTGGGGAGAATTAA